The window aaaaacttaaacttaaacagctccttctgggtgttgcagtttctttgtcagtatatttttgaaatattcgtgaaaaaacctaccaaaaatcattacaaaagaggtaaaactataattttgtgaaaaaaagaaATCGACCATCATAccgtgctgccctctacttatatgcttcgtaaaaagaaagaagataaatTGAATGTACAatttcgtacaccgtacaatgTTTGGTTATAGTAGGAGCGCCAGAGGTGAAATGAATGGATAATTAATGTATGATTTTATTCGCAGAAATCCACGTGGtagtaatccctcttaaggacatacaaataaaaattgaccTGTCTCGGCAGTTGAAAAGACTCATACTTATACTTATTACGGAAGTATTAGACTGGACATTTTTATATGGGAGCAACctgtataaaataatttcatgtgGACCACTGGTTGCTGACCTCTCCTATAATATGGTATAATGTCTAGACTGTAGAACTAATGGGATTTTCTCAACAAGCCAAAGATCACTCATCATTAATGAAGCTTATATGTGCCTGGATATCTTGGACATATTATATAACTAATTCAATGCGACATTTTTCGTATCAccacaccaaaaaaaaaagtagacTGCTAGGCTACTGGTTGCCACGAAAACACCTTCATATCTCCATTCAGATTTCATCATCATACGTGAGATCctcatattaaaatataatgttAATATATATTTAATGAACTATACAAATTATACCAACTTAATCTCTCTCTCTCGAAAACTACTCACTGCTCCATGTAATACTCACATTCTTCCTAATTGAACTTTTGCACGCAAAGAAGAGGAAAATTAACCTAGAAGATTTGCTTCCGCTTGGAAATAGGCTTATAATTACGATTAGCCGCACTTGGGACGGAAAAAAACGTCTTATTGTCTTTGCTCTCCCGGTTATCGAAGAGTACCATGTCGTGCATTCGTACTCAACCTCAGCGAAAGTACTTTTTGAGGGAAAGACGGTGGTGAAATTATGATATACCTCTCGATTGCAGAATGTGTAGCACCATTCTTTGGTGCAGCAGTACCTTCGGAATATTGGTAGATGTATAAAAGAAAGGGTCAATATCTCTCGTTGTACATTTGCAAACTGGTAGTGAGAGTGGTCAATCGTCTGATCTAGGAAGTGCTCATTTTGAAGATAGAAGTAATGAAGATTATTGTAAGTTTATTTTCGTTAATCAGATATTGTATACTTGAACTTCGCGATTAAATCAAAATTTATGGAATTTCATGGATATTGGAAggttaataatttttgaaaccACCAAATATGCCCTTGGACACCACGCAaacagatatacagggtgttcctgaattgattcctcgcattatttgaaaaaaaaagttctataaatatGGGTacgtaaacgctttgttttcgagacacAAGTTGTTAAAGTtgtatgttttttcaatttttcttcttatagtaccttcccttcacaagtagatatttaacttaaagtCATTGAAAATCCATCTCAAAGTTTTCATGATgcgatatgctaattttgaatgtaaatctacAGTGTGATATGCCCTCCTCTatcctccagaattttttttggtggagaAAATTTGGTGCAGTTCTACACTTTtaaatttttgtagttttgtcgaatctgatttcgagaaaacatttcaaacaattttctagtaatctaaaaaattcaaagatttctTCTTTCTGGCACctctcaccgattcttcgtagagcacacggttttgaagaaatttgaactcgaaattaggaaaaaaattgcatttccctccaaaaatcgttatatctcctgaattattcgtcatagacctctcaaataaaaatgtttttcaaatgtcaagttctgatctaaaacatagtgaggtttcaaaggcgtagcttctgtccagaagaagttgtagtctcgggaatattatcaggttttttttcgaaaatttcagatttttaccaataatatctgaaataatgtactaatcgcccaactgaagcattttcgtgatctacatagtcggatcaatcaataaaatgatacaatgttcccatgaaggaacttttattttttttcaattttctaagggttaggtatggaaaattttacgaaaattgttcgacgaaaaatttttcaggtgagatcgaaattcggctaatcagagatcgtcaatgtTGGCACCGCTAACctattcttcgtagagctcatggttttgaagaaatttgaactcgaaatttgggaaagaattgaatattcctccaaaaatcgttatatctcccgaattattcgtcacagaccgctcaaataaaaacgtttttcaaacatcaagttctgATCTAAACCATAGTGGGGTTTCAAAGGCGTTACttacgtccagaagaagttgtAGCCTGGAGAAtattatcaagttttttttcgaaaatttcagatttttaccaataatatctgaaataatgtactaatcgcccaactgaagcattttcgtgatctacatagtcgaatcaatcaataaaatgatacaatgtTCCCATgaaggaaattttattttttctcaattttctaagggttagaggtatggaaaattttgcgaacatttttcgacaaaaaatttttcaggtgagatcgaaattcggcttatcagagattgtcaattatggcaccgctcaacGATTCTTCGTAAAGCTCACGGTttagaagaaatttgaactcgaaattaggggaaaaattgcatttccctccaaaaatcgttatatctcccgaattattcgtcatagacccctcaaatacaaacgtttttcaaacatcaagttctgatctaaaacatattaaggtttcaaaggcgtagcttacgtccagaagaagttttaGTCTCGGATAACAATgttatcaagttttttttcgaaaatttcagatatttacctataatttctgaaatattacaatgttcccatgaaggaatttaattttttttttttttcaatttttagccTATTCGTAAGGAACGCCCTGAATAGACAATAAACTTTATTGGCAAATGTATGAAATACAAAATTGTGGACTagaaactactattttatttagATTGTGAAGGTATTCGTCCAATTGAACATTCCAAATACTAACAAACAATAAAAAGAGCACGTACTCAATTATTTAATTTCATAAATGCATCGTCCAGAAACTTCCTTTCTCCAATAACTGATTGCAGATTACACTCTCATTAATCATTCGTTGCGGAAATATACTGAAACATTTCCTTCCTACAGTTGCTCAATGAATACTCTCGGACATAAGAAGAATGTACTAAATTATGATCGTCCATTTGGCAATCAATAAAATGCTCGATGGAATTTCTCTGATTTCATAAATTTAAATTGACGAAAGGAACATCTTTCGTTTTACTTTCGTTTAGAAGAAGTAGGACCAGACTCATTCAGTTCTCAAACAGAGATCAGTCGAGAGTGTTAATCATGTGCAAAAAAACTAATTCAATTGTGAGTAGTATTCAgatttctcgatttttttaaGCCTAAATCTAGTTTTCAATTTAGAGTTATTAGAGTATTCACTTATGAATGTAGCCACAATAACTGATATTCGTTGTTTGAGAGGAGAATATGAAACTTTGCCCTATGATTAAGTTTTTCAGAATAATAATAGAGATCTTTTtccgagaatttcatttttccatTGAGGTTTTTTGGCTGGCCATATATATATTGAATATGATATTGCCCGAacattatttcagatttttaatcataaaaatcTCAAGTTATACCTGACACAAATGCTCCTGTATCAAAATACAGGTtgttgaagtttaaaaaaaatttcctaatATCTTGGACATCCTAAAAGATATCGCAATGCGCTTTGAAGCATTGTTATAACTTTCCAAACTTCATAAACTAGCGTTGAAGTTCTGCCAAAAAATAGTCATGCTCGGAGAATACAGGGTTTCATTACTCATAATTTTTGTAGGAACATATGATTGGTCAATAAGAATAGAATGAAAAATAAGTCTTTTGAATAAATGTTGTtacttttttccattttaatatttccaatCGTCTTCAAAATAAATGATGAGTTGTTTTAGTTATATGAGTATCAGTGAAACAACGCATCATCAATTTAAAATGTTTTTTCCCTTTTTCGAACCAAAAAATCCAAAAAGgatgatttattaatttttcaaactacCTACCTACTTGTATTTGGCCAGTTGAGCAGGAATAacctattgaaattttattctgagacaccctgtatataatgatATGAGTGAGGTTTCTTAATTGCGGGTGGAAACTAAAATATCTAGTACATATAGCTGTTTTTCGAATCCTTTGTAGATTTTTCCGGAATgttcattttttctttgatatcgcTGAGGTCAATCACTCGGGAGCTTAGAGAATAACGTTGCTTATTTTAATAAAAGAATAATGACAGTATAATTATTGATGCTACTCAATGTGACCAAGGCCTTTTGCAATGAATTACTTAATCTTGGGTCGAAGCTTTCGTTTGCCAATTATGTCTGCCACATTGTTTTCTTTATAATGAACGTTACATGGGTTTTCTTGATGAGTTTAATAATGCTTGTATCTCCACATtgctttaatattaataattgatGCACCCAGTAGACGTTGTCTTGCTAGAAATCAAACTTTTTGACTTTCTCcgtggaaaaattgaagattatGTACCTGCCTAATCATCACAAATTCAATGGACAGCCAAATGTAATCACATTcgcatttttcaacaaatttacataattatatCAAAACTTGATGTCATTACCATTACTTTACGCTTTTATAGAAAACGTTAAATGTATAAGGAATTCTGTGGTGACTACAGAAGTGTCCCTTTTTTTGAGGTGTAAAATTTTCAGTCAGTACTGTCATTCATAATTCTTGTTTTGGACGTCAAAATTCCTCAAAATTCAATGTATTTCACGGCTTTATTATTTTATGGATCTATAGCATGGCTACTTCTTTGGAACCTCTTGCCCGTCGTTATGAAATCACTCTGTTGTCCTAAGGATGATTGCTGCGACTAGAATGGTATCTATCTACCAACTTTTCCTTATTGTAATCTTTCGTCTTGATAATCCTTCAATTTTTGACCAGATACTACTTAAATTGGAAGCCTCGACCtaaatttacaaaaaatttaaaaaaaaatccaagttTATTGATCTGATTTACATACTTAcgatatatttttgattcttgaCAGGCTTCTACCCTAAGGTATTATCTTGAGAACGTTTCATAACTTATCTCATTGGACAAAACTATGtacaatattatttaattgatattttattgaatgagatcaaatttttcatttgaccATACAGGAAAATAAAAACCTACCTTGAATTATGAAAGTTCCGAACTGATTCTTTTGATTTGATATTATTCGACTATAAAGTGCCAAAAATCAAGTGAATCACATGAAAGAGTCCAGACAGATATTCCcgttgatttgaaattttgaaattttcccaGTTCCAGTTTTTTTATGGGAGACATCTTGTGATTGCAAATTCGGGGGTGTACGATCATCCTCTTAAGATCCTCTTAAATGGCAATGCGTGCTTAAAGAGATGATAGAATTTGCATCACAAAATATACCTTCTCACATCAAAATTGGCCTAACCCAGTATTTTACTGCTGGACTCTTTTATGTGCACCACTCTGTATAAGTATAGAAACTCCAAACACTCATAAGCATTTGCATTTTCGATGCTGATTAAGTTCAAATTATTCCGATAAAAATAACGTTTTTATAAAGCCTCCAattcacataattttttttttttaatttatgagTTCCAGTCAAGCGGATGCTGGCTCGAGTGGATGGTCAATGACAGTagtttttattatgaaaaaccaCAGTTGCATTCACTTTCATCACTCAGCATATGCAGAAGAAATGAGTGGACATTTCATTCGAATGAGAGCACAGATGAATCGAGTTGAATGGAACTCACAAAATGAAATGTTAATTTCATGGTTCATAGATTGCAGAAGTGTGTGAAAGTTGTTCTTCAGTACCTTCACATCAAAAGCAtcgttaattaaacaaaatccATCCTATCGCctcattcacaaaaaaatgaagAGTGAAAGATTTCCTTCATCTaaatactgatttttttttttccagatttcAACAATCGTGATACTGAGCCTTTTGGGATCTTCAGTGGGTCTACAAGATGACATCCAAGGTGCTCATCTGCAAAACGACATTCAATTCCAGAACCATCAAAATCAACAGTATTTAGTTCAACAGAGGGCAGTTCCACAACAGTACCCTCAGCATTATGTCCCTGTGCCGATTCAACTTCTACAACGTTCTGTGTACACACAACAACCCCAAGCCGCCCTTATAATCGTTAAAGCTTTTCCAGTTTACTTGACACCAGATCAAGCTGCAAATATCCAGAGACAGGCTCCATCCGTCCACCAAGATGGCTCAGGAATTTCAAACGTGCAGATGATACATTATAATGTTGCAGCAAGTCCTACAGTTTACCCAATACATCAATCGTATCAATCGCACTCTGCAGAGCAATCTGTCCCAGTGTATTCTACAGCTCAACCTGCTGCAGAGAAGCCTTCTTCGGTTTCAACTCACTACCAAGTGAACAACAAGCATTTGGTGGCTACAGAAAGACCTGCTTCTCTGGCATCACATTACCAAGCGAATAATCAGTTAGTAGCTTCAAATTCTGGACTTTTCTATGCACCACCATCcagtgtacagggtgattcctaCTTGAATCAGCTAGCCCAAGTTGTTGCACAGCAATATTCAAAGTCGCCGACGAATTTCAAAGCACCAGCCATCATAGCAGGTCTAGAGAACTTCAGTGCTGAGCAACAGAATCAGATCAAGAACCACTTGAAGAATTATATAAGCCAGCATGGGGAGGATGGTAAACAAGACAAAGATTCTTTCGAGCACAGAGAGATAAGTGCTACTAATGAATCTCATCAAAAGTACTCTAGTAAGATTCCAACGACTCAGTATTCTCAGCAAAGCGATTGGAGACCAGCTCATCAACCCACAGCAGTGACttcaaaacattgaaattaGTGATTTTAATCATTTCGACTGATGCCAAAGTAAAATTAGGTTTCTAATTGACTTCGTTATttccttttgtttatttaaattgttaaaatatatatttatgttttttattggTTGTCTTTTTTCGAACTGATTATGAAAGAACTTTTCCTCAAGAATTTGATAGTTGCGTATCAGAGGACATCAGCAAATTCAGATTTAACTTTCCATCTACAACTACTGTACACAGGATGTTGAAGAAGAAGTGTGAGAAAGCAATAGTATGAAACACGAAAAGTGgaagaaaatattttggaattataaattattatttttttccaccTTGCTTTTATGAGCTGATTCTCTGGATTTTATGGGCCTAATGCCCATGATTATGAGGAATTCTCGGTTAAATCAACTTTTATCTGGCCGGTCGTAGGCtcaatatattttaaaacatttttttttccaaaaattaaaaaaaaataacactcCACAGAAGTAAATGGTTTTTAATAAGTGGAGATAGATATTGATTTATCCAATGCctgtaaaaaatttgaaaaaaagtacTCAATTGATGTCCGGAGCCACTAAAATTAAAAAAcctttattcaaattaaatgtCTTATTTTCCATGTACTTTTCTGAATTGGAACCGAAGCAACGTTGTGTAGGATCAATAATTggaaaaccgtaaaaatttaaTTACTACCCAATAATCGTTATAGAGCCTCAAATATTGGTCACAGctccttcaaataaaaacgtttttcgaaGATCGAGCTGTGATTTGAAACATATTAAGATTTAAAGTTCGTATCTTGCTTCAGGGAGATTTGACAGCCTCtgcaatattatcaaaatttttttgaagaacctataatttctgaaataatggactaatcgctcATTTGtatgcattttcgtgatctaggTGATTAAATCAATCGATGAAGAGGTACACAATTCctatgaaggaacttttaaatttttcaaatttttttagtttcaggtatagaaaattctgcaaaaatttttcgatataaaaattcTGGGATGAGAtcaaaattcgaataatttGAGATCGTCAATT is drawn from Harmonia axyridis chromosome 7, icHarAxyr1.1, whole genome shotgun sequence and contains these coding sequences:
- the LOC123685111 gene encoding uncharacterized protein LOC123685111 isoform X3, giving the protein MKIIISTIVILSLLGSSVGLQDDIQGAHLQNDIQFQNHQNQQYLVQQRAVPQQYPQHYVPVPIQLLQRSVYTQQPQAALIIVKAFPVYLTPDQAANIQRQAPSVHQDGSGISNVQMIHYNVAASPTVYPIHQSYQSHSAEQSVPVYSTAQPAAEKPSSVSTHYQVNNKHLVATERPASLASHYQANNQLVASNSGLFYAPPSSVQGDSYLNQLAQVVAQQYSKSPTNFKAPAIIAGLENFSAEQQNQIKNHLKNYISQHGEDGKQDKDSFEHREISATNESHQKYSSKIPTTQYSQQSDWRPAHQPTAVTSKH
- the LOC123685111 gene encoding uncharacterized protein LOC123685111 isoform X1; its protein translation is MCKKTNSIISTIVILSLLGSSVGLQDDIQGAHLQNDIQFQNHQNQQYLVQQRAVPQQYPQHYVPVPIQLLQRSVYTQQPQAALIIVKAFPVYLTPDQAANIQRQAPSVHQDGSGISNVQMIHYNVAASPTVYPIHQSYQSHSAEQSVPVYSTAQPAAEKPSSVSTHYQVNNKHLVATERPASLASHYQANNQLVASNSGLFYAPPSSVQGDSYLNQLAQVVAQQYSKSPTNFKAPAIIAGLENFSAEQQNQIKNHLKNYISQHGEDGKQDKDSFEHREISATNESHQKYSSKIPTTQYSQQSDWRPAHQPTAVTSKH
- the LOC123685111 gene encoding uncharacterized protein LOC123685111 isoform X2, yielding MIAATRMISTIVILSLLGSSVGLQDDIQGAHLQNDIQFQNHQNQQYLVQQRAVPQQYPQHYVPVPIQLLQRSVYTQQPQAALIIVKAFPVYLTPDQAANIQRQAPSVHQDGSGISNVQMIHYNVAASPTVYPIHQSYQSHSAEQSVPVYSTAQPAAEKPSSVSTHYQVNNKHLVATERPASLASHYQANNQLVASNSGLFYAPPSSVQGDSYLNQLAQVVAQQYSKSPTNFKAPAIIAGLENFSAEQQNQIKNHLKNYISQHGEDGKQDKDSFEHREISATNESHQKYSSKIPTTQYSQQSDWRPAHQPTAVTSKH